In Epinephelus moara isolate mb chromosome 9, YSFRI_EMoa_1.0, whole genome shotgun sequence, a genomic segment contains:
- the st8sia5 gene encoding alpha-2,8-sialyltransferase 8E isoform X4, giving the protein MLRRRMGYADPSSGKDILGNRSLCFIFICAFGLVTLLQQILYGKNYIKSAQQFSRLKGDETGNWTGPVNFSDDGSLKPARNGRKRYLENYDGSYEYNSTACRELRQEIMDVKVLTMVKTSDLFERWRNLQVCRWEQNKEETSNFKMSLSRCCNAPSFLFTTKRNTPAGTKLRYEVDTSGILPITTEVFKMFPDDMPYSKSQYKKCAVIGNGGIIKNTKCGKEIDSADFVFRCNIPPINEKYSADVGTKTDLVTINPSIITERFQKLEKWRRPFYEVLQNYENSSVVLPAFYNTRNTDVSFRVKYMLDDFDSQRGVFFFHPQYLLNVQRFWAVQGVRAKRVSSGLMLVTAALEMCEEVHLYGFWAFPMNPSGIFITHHYYDNVKPRPGFHAMPHEIFNFIHMHTRGIINVHTGQCT; this is encoded by the exons ATGCTGCGCCGAAGAATGGGATACGCCGACCCATCGTCGGGTAAAGATATACTCGGCAATAGATCtctttgctttatatttatttgcGCATTTGGACTCGTCACACTATTGCAACAGATTCTCTATGGGAAAAACTACATTAAGAG TGCGCAACAGTTTAGCCGACTCAAAGGGGACGAGACAGGAAATTGGACCGGTCCCGTTAATTTCTCGGATGATGGATCTCTGAAGCCTGCCAGAAATGGAAGGAAAAG GTATCTGGAAAACTACGATGGCTCATATGAATACAACTCCACTGCTTGCAGGGAGCTCAGACAGGAGATTATGGACGTCAAAGTCTTGACAAT GGTGAAAACCTCAGACCTGTTTGAGAGATGGAGAAACCTGCAGGTGTGTAGGTGGGAGCAGAACAAGGAGGAGACCAGCAACTTTAA GATGTCTCTGTCTCGCTGCTGTAATGCTCCTTCCTTTCTGTTCACCACCAAGAGGAACACTCCTGCAGGGACCAAGCTGAGGTATGAGGTGGACACCAGTGGTATTCTTCCCATCACCACTGAAGTCTTCAAGATGTTCCCAGAT GATATGCCGTATTCCAAATCACAGTACAAGAAATGTGCTGTTATTGGAAATGGCGGCATCATCAAGAACACCAAATGTGGAAAGGAAATTGACTCAGCAGATTTTGTGTTTAG GTGCAACATACCACCCATCAATGAGAAGTACTCAGCTGATGTTGGCACTAAAACAGATCTGGTGACAATAAATCCGAGCATCATTACAGAGAG ATTTCAGAAGCTGGAGAAATGGCGGCGGCCATTTTACGAAGTCCTCCAGAATTACGAGAACTCCTCAGTGGTGCTTCCCGCCTTTTACAACACCCGCAACACCGATGTATCTTTCAGAGTCAAGTACATGCTGGATGACTTTGACTCCCAGAGAGGCGTGTTCTTCTTCCACCCGCAGTACCTTCTCAACGTGCAGCGTTTCTGGGCAGTGCAGGGCGTCAGGGCCAAACGGGTCAGCAGCGGCCTAATGCTCGTCACCGCCGCCTTAGAGATGTGTGAGGAAGTCCACCTCTATGGTTTCTGGGCGTTTCCCATGAACCCCTCTGGCATCTTCATCACTCACCATTACTATGACAACGTCAAGCCACGGCCGGGCTTCCATGCAATGCCTCACGAAATTTTCAACTTCATTCACATGCATACTCGTGGGATCATCAACGTACACACGGGGCAGTGCACGTGA
- the st8sia5 gene encoding alpha-2,8-sialyltransferase 8E isoform X2: MLRRRMGYADPSSGKDILGNRSLCFIFICAFGLVTLLQQILYGKNYIKSAQQFSRLKGDETGNWTGPVNFSDDGSLKPARNGRKRCFRQNFQPDSQISVIVTPCLADIKKKKKRYLENYDGSYEYNSTACRELRQEIMDVKVLTMVKTSDLFERWRNLQVCRWEQNKEETSNFKMSLSRCCNAPSFLFTTKRNTPAGTKLRYEVDTSGILPITTEVFKMFPDDMPYSKSQYKKCAVIGNGGIIKNTKCGKEIDSADFVFRCNIPPINEKYSADVGTKTDLVTINPSIITERFQKLEKWRRPFYEVLQNYENSSVVLPAFYNTRNTDVSFRVKYMLDDFDSQRGVFFFHPQYLLNVQRFWAVQGVRAKRVSSGLMLVTAALEMCEEVHLYGFWAFPMNPSGIFITHHYYDNVKPRPGFHAMPHEIFNFIHMHTRGIINVHTGQCT, from the exons ATGCTGCGCCGAAGAATGGGATACGCCGACCCATCGTCGGGTAAAGATATACTCGGCAATAGATCtctttgctttatatttatttgcGCATTTGGACTCGTCACACTATTGCAACAGATTCTCTATGGGAAAAACTACATTAAGAG TGCGCAACAGTTTAGCCGACTCAAAGGGGACGAGACAGGAAATTGGACCGGTCCCGTTAATTTCTCGGATGATGGATCTCTGAAGCCTGCCAGAAATGGAAGGAAAAG ATGTTTCCGTCAGAATTTTCAGCCAGATTCACAGATCTCCGTAATAGTCACACCCTGCCTAGCCGatattaagaagaaaaaaaaaag GTATCTGGAAAACTACGATGGCTCATATGAATACAACTCCACTGCTTGCAGGGAGCTCAGACAGGAGATTATGGACGTCAAAGTCTTGACAAT GGTGAAAACCTCAGACCTGTTTGAGAGATGGAGAAACCTGCAGGTGTGTAGGTGGGAGCAGAACAAGGAGGAGACCAGCAACTTTAA GATGTCTCTGTCTCGCTGCTGTAATGCTCCTTCCTTTCTGTTCACCACCAAGAGGAACACTCCTGCAGGGACCAAGCTGAGGTATGAGGTGGACACCAGTGGTATTCTTCCCATCACCACTGAAGTCTTCAAGATGTTCCCAGAT GATATGCCGTATTCCAAATCACAGTACAAGAAATGTGCTGTTATTGGAAATGGCGGCATCATCAAGAACACCAAATGTGGAAAGGAAATTGACTCAGCAGATTTTGTGTTTAG GTGCAACATACCACCCATCAATGAGAAGTACTCAGCTGATGTTGGCACTAAAACAGATCTGGTGACAATAAATCCGAGCATCATTACAGAGAG ATTTCAGAAGCTGGAGAAATGGCGGCGGCCATTTTACGAAGTCCTCCAGAATTACGAGAACTCCTCAGTGGTGCTTCCCGCCTTTTACAACACCCGCAACACCGATGTATCTTTCAGAGTCAAGTACATGCTGGATGACTTTGACTCCCAGAGAGGCGTGTTCTTCTTCCACCCGCAGTACCTTCTCAACGTGCAGCGTTTCTGGGCAGTGCAGGGCGTCAGGGCCAAACGGGTCAGCAGCGGCCTAATGCTCGTCACCGCCGCCTTAGAGATGTGTGAGGAAGTCCACCTCTATGGTTTCTGGGCGTTTCCCATGAACCCCTCTGGCATCTTCATCACTCACCATTACTATGACAACGTCAAGCCACGGCCGGGCTTCCATGCAATGCCTCACGAAATTTTCAACTTCATTCACATGCATACTCGTGGGATCATCAACGTACACACGGGGCAGTGCACGTGA
- the st8sia5 gene encoding alpha-2,8-sialyltransferase 8E isoform X3: MLRRRMGYADPSSGKDILGNRSLCFIFICAFGLVTLLQQILYGKNYIKSAQQFSRLKGDETGNWTGPVNFSDDGSLKPARNGRKRYLENYDGSYEYNSTACRELRQEIMDVKVLTIDINRKIHGHGYPSSFHKSLCLSARVKTSDLFERWRNLQVCRWEQNKEETSNFKMSLSRCCNAPSFLFTTKRNTPAGTKLRYEVDTSGILPITTEVFKMFPDDMPYSKSQYKKCAVIGNGGIIKNTKCGKEIDSADFVFRCNIPPINEKYSADVGTKTDLVTINPSIITERFQKLEKWRRPFYEVLQNYENSSVVLPAFYNTRNTDVSFRVKYMLDDFDSQRGVFFFHPQYLLNVQRFWAVQGVRAKRVSSGLMLVTAALEMCEEVHLYGFWAFPMNPSGIFITHHYYDNVKPRPGFHAMPHEIFNFIHMHTRGIINVHTGQCT; encoded by the exons ATGCTGCGCCGAAGAATGGGATACGCCGACCCATCGTCGGGTAAAGATATACTCGGCAATAGATCtctttgctttatatttatttgcGCATTTGGACTCGTCACACTATTGCAACAGATTCTCTATGGGAAAAACTACATTAAGAG TGCGCAACAGTTTAGCCGACTCAAAGGGGACGAGACAGGAAATTGGACCGGTCCCGTTAATTTCTCGGATGATGGATCTCTGAAGCCTGCCAGAAATGGAAGGAAAAG GTATCTGGAAAACTACGATGGCTCATATGAATACAACTCCACTGCTTGCAGGGAGCTCAGACAGGAGATTATGGACGTCAAAGTCTTGACAAT AGACATTAATCGGAAAATACATGGCCATGGGTATCCTTCCTCATTCCACAagtctctctgcctgtctgccagGGTGAAAACCTCAGACCTGTTTGAGAGATGGAGAAACCTGCAGGTGTGTAGGTGGGAGCAGAACAAGGAGGAGACCAGCAACTTTAA GATGTCTCTGTCTCGCTGCTGTAATGCTCCTTCCTTTCTGTTCACCACCAAGAGGAACACTCCTGCAGGGACCAAGCTGAGGTATGAGGTGGACACCAGTGGTATTCTTCCCATCACCACTGAAGTCTTCAAGATGTTCCCAGAT GATATGCCGTATTCCAAATCACAGTACAAGAAATGTGCTGTTATTGGAAATGGCGGCATCATCAAGAACACCAAATGTGGAAAGGAAATTGACTCAGCAGATTTTGTGTTTAG GTGCAACATACCACCCATCAATGAGAAGTACTCAGCTGATGTTGGCACTAAAACAGATCTGGTGACAATAAATCCGAGCATCATTACAGAGAG ATTTCAGAAGCTGGAGAAATGGCGGCGGCCATTTTACGAAGTCCTCCAGAATTACGAGAACTCCTCAGTGGTGCTTCCCGCCTTTTACAACACCCGCAACACCGATGTATCTTTCAGAGTCAAGTACATGCTGGATGACTTTGACTCCCAGAGAGGCGTGTTCTTCTTCCACCCGCAGTACCTTCTCAACGTGCAGCGTTTCTGGGCAGTGCAGGGCGTCAGGGCCAAACGGGTCAGCAGCGGCCTAATGCTCGTCACCGCCGCCTTAGAGATGTGTGAGGAAGTCCACCTCTATGGTTTCTGGGCGTTTCCCATGAACCCCTCTGGCATCTTCATCACTCACCATTACTATGACAACGTCAAGCCACGGCCGGGCTTCCATGCAATGCCTCACGAAATTTTCAACTTCATTCACATGCATACTCGTGGGATCATCAACGTACACACGGGGCAGTGCACGTGA
- the st8sia5 gene encoding alpha-2,8-sialyltransferase 8E isoform X1 gives MLRRRMGYADPSSGKDILGNRSLCFIFICAFGLVTLLQQILYGKNYIKSAQQFSRLKGDETGNWTGPVNFSDDGSLKPARNGRKRCFRQNFQPDSQISVIVTPCLADIKKKKKRYLENYDGSYEYNSTACRELRQEIMDVKVLTIDINRKIHGHGYPSSFHKSLCLSARVKTSDLFERWRNLQVCRWEQNKEETSNFKMSLSRCCNAPSFLFTTKRNTPAGTKLRYEVDTSGILPITTEVFKMFPDDMPYSKSQYKKCAVIGNGGIIKNTKCGKEIDSADFVFRCNIPPINEKYSADVGTKTDLVTINPSIITERFQKLEKWRRPFYEVLQNYENSSVVLPAFYNTRNTDVSFRVKYMLDDFDSQRGVFFFHPQYLLNVQRFWAVQGVRAKRVSSGLMLVTAALEMCEEVHLYGFWAFPMNPSGIFITHHYYDNVKPRPGFHAMPHEIFNFIHMHTRGIINVHTGQCT, from the exons ATGCTGCGCCGAAGAATGGGATACGCCGACCCATCGTCGGGTAAAGATATACTCGGCAATAGATCtctttgctttatatttatttgcGCATTTGGACTCGTCACACTATTGCAACAGATTCTCTATGGGAAAAACTACATTAAGAG TGCGCAACAGTTTAGCCGACTCAAAGGGGACGAGACAGGAAATTGGACCGGTCCCGTTAATTTCTCGGATGATGGATCTCTGAAGCCTGCCAGAAATGGAAGGAAAAG ATGTTTCCGTCAGAATTTTCAGCCAGATTCACAGATCTCCGTAATAGTCACACCCTGCCTAGCCGatattaagaagaaaaaaaaaag GTATCTGGAAAACTACGATGGCTCATATGAATACAACTCCACTGCTTGCAGGGAGCTCAGACAGGAGATTATGGACGTCAAAGTCTTGACAAT AGACATTAATCGGAAAATACATGGCCATGGGTATCCTTCCTCATTCCACAagtctctctgcctgtctgccagGGTGAAAACCTCAGACCTGTTTGAGAGATGGAGAAACCTGCAGGTGTGTAGGTGGGAGCAGAACAAGGAGGAGACCAGCAACTTTAA GATGTCTCTGTCTCGCTGCTGTAATGCTCCTTCCTTTCTGTTCACCACCAAGAGGAACACTCCTGCAGGGACCAAGCTGAGGTATGAGGTGGACACCAGTGGTATTCTTCCCATCACCACTGAAGTCTTCAAGATGTTCCCAGAT GATATGCCGTATTCCAAATCACAGTACAAGAAATGTGCTGTTATTGGAAATGGCGGCATCATCAAGAACACCAAATGTGGAAAGGAAATTGACTCAGCAGATTTTGTGTTTAG GTGCAACATACCACCCATCAATGAGAAGTACTCAGCTGATGTTGGCACTAAAACAGATCTGGTGACAATAAATCCGAGCATCATTACAGAGAG ATTTCAGAAGCTGGAGAAATGGCGGCGGCCATTTTACGAAGTCCTCCAGAATTACGAGAACTCCTCAGTGGTGCTTCCCGCCTTTTACAACACCCGCAACACCGATGTATCTTTCAGAGTCAAGTACATGCTGGATGACTTTGACTCCCAGAGAGGCGTGTTCTTCTTCCACCCGCAGTACCTTCTCAACGTGCAGCGTTTCTGGGCAGTGCAGGGCGTCAGGGCCAAACGGGTCAGCAGCGGCCTAATGCTCGTCACCGCCGCCTTAGAGATGTGTGAGGAAGTCCACCTCTATGGTTTCTGGGCGTTTCCCATGAACCCCTCTGGCATCTTCATCACTCACCATTACTATGACAACGTCAAGCCACGGCCGGGCTTCCATGCAATGCCTCACGAAATTTTCAACTTCATTCACATGCATACTCGTGGGATCATCAACGTACACACGGGGCAGTGCACGTGA